ggcctgggtcttgggctgtttgtttgggccaattttgttaaaattggcccaaattcGGAAGAATAAAGGgaccctttcttttttcttcttttttttattattttatttatttcctttttcttatttattttaaaaacaaaactaagccaaaaatcaaattaaaattaaatacacactcaatacaattttttgcacacacactaaaatatttcaaaacaggtacagtcaaaccaaataaaatcacggacgaaaatgcctattcatgattttctatttaacgaccggattacggtttgaattatgcaggacacatatattttttgaattttattttaataaagtaaataaataaaaatgggccgaagtcacaaataaatcaacaaggtgccgcacagaaaatccgaaattgtaccgcagggccaattattattttttatttcttttttggagcgattgccgtgcgaaacaaaaatcacgtgctcacagtagtttaatgtagtcttttctttcttttattgtctgtatgtagaacattctatgcgctgcccatgtaaactctttaaacgactcactttcgaaacttaactataataactcgaaagtatgtaaataaagtaggacattttcttcatttattttagagaaaaacgaaaaaataaaaaaatgtagtcattctaagattatccttttaaaaaaaataaataatgagacgagcctcgccaaataaaaatgcaaattgcggggccctcaataattcgtcataataaatacttagaattcgggatggactgtttagtgaatttcactgccttccccaaagataataacgcgttagactctttagacgcgatttaattaaattacattcttaaactcgggtacacatttatgtgacccaaatccaaatctcaacggagtcgaagtgtgtctctaatcacgggtacattgattgtgacgtagtccgagatgcatgtccatggcgttgcaaattcctttaaaaaataagaatgagatgagcctcaccgaataaaaatacaaaattgcggggccctcggtaaatatttgctttaaaaattgctTAGACTGCGGGATGGAccatttagcaaaatttcacggccctacccaaagtaaatgatacgctagtcgctttaggcacgccttttaataatttaattttcttaaaactcgggtgcacatttatgtgacccaaatccaaatcttaacagagttgaaatgtgccaacaaccacgggtgcattgatgtgacgtggttggagatgtatttccatgatgttgcaattcttgaaaaaatatataataataatgacgaaagcggttaaaagttaaaacttgcacatgagctcataattgtataaaatcagataaacaagccgaatatgacagttgagcgaccgtgctagaaccacggaactcgggaatgcctaataccttctcccaagttaacagaattccttatccggatttctggttcgcggactgtaatacagagtcattcttttcctcgattcaggattaaaatggtgacttgggacaccctaaatctcccaagtggcgactctgaaataaacaaacaaatctcgtttcgattgtcctttaattggaaaaactccttcccccctcgcggggacggaaaaaggaggtgtgacaatactcATTTGATTTGGATTTAGTATAAAAGAAAACTTTTTAAAAAGGACAATCTAAACGACACCGAAGCTTTGCTAATCACAAACAATCTAATTGCTCGATGTCTAGCATGACACTTTTGTCTTTtggagaatatgaatttctcatatttttctttttggtacGTTATTATGAGCCGCTTTCATTCTCGATTTTGGGTCGTAGCTTGTGGGCTTATTAATTACAAATTTGCAAAATCAATCTTTTCAGCATGAGCAAACAATATAGAAAGGACAACAAATGAGATAGCCATTACGTATTGCCTATCTGTTGAAGGATTAAGTAGACAAGCTATAATTAACTGTAGTTAACTGTTATTGTAGTCACTAACTAAATTGGTTAGTTAGTAGTCTTAAGAAGATATAAATATCTTCTTATCTTAGCTTAAATGTACAACAGtcattttttctcaaaaattcaatgGAACAGTGTTCCCTTCCTTCTCTTCTTTACTGCTTCAGTTCATCTTCTATCTGAGCTTCAGAACTTTGTCCATGGCAGCTAATATGGTATTAGAGCCACCGACAATGATCTAGGCTATCGTcgtctcaattctcttttctgatTTCTACTCTCTACTTCTAAATTACTTCAATTTTTTTGCAAAATTAGGTGCAAAATTGTCTTAGAGTAATCACAAAATCGAAGCTAgggtttgtatttttttcaattcaaagtGAAGTTTACAATGGCGATTGGCACTGAAGAAGATAATACAACAACTCGTACATCAGCTACTGGTTCCGGTTCGTCATTTCCTTCTATAGATCACAATCACCCCTATACCTACAACCAACAGACACACCAGGTAGTTCTCTAGTCTCTATTCAATTGACTGGATCTGATAACTATGCCTTGTGGAGTCGTGCTATGAGAATTGGTCTGTTAGGTAAAAGTAAGTTAGGTTTTGTTGATGGAAGGTTTCCAAAGTCTAAATTCGAACCAGAACTTCATGATCTGTGGGAAAAGGTCAATGTTGTTGTGTTGTCATGGATAATGAATGCAGTGAGATCTGGTCTGTTGAGTAGTGTTCTATATGCATTTACTGCTCATAAGGTGTGGGAAGATCTAAAAGAAAGATTCGACAAAGTGAATGGCTCTAGAGTACTGTTTCTTCATAGAGAAATGCACAATTTGACTCAAGGAACCATGATTGTATCAGATTACTTCTCAAAACTGAGAGATTTATAGGATGAGTTTGATGCTCTAATGTCTTGCCCAGGGTGTCCATGTCCTGAGTCCAAGCTATATGCTCAGCACTTTGAGGCTTAAAGACTGCTGCAGTTTTTTACTGGCTTGAATGATTCCTATGCACAATCCAGAAGTCAGATTATGATGATGACTCCAGTACCTACTACTAACAAGCCTTATTTACTTCTTGTTGATCAAGAAAGTCAAAGAAATCTGGCAAGCATGGCCCAGGTTACAAAGCTTGCAGAAGGTCTAGAGAGCACTGCCCTGTATGGGAACAAATGTTCAAATGTCACCAGTGGAGGTTATAGACAAAGAAAGAATAATGTTCAGTATGATTATTGTCATTACAAAGGACATACCAAAGAGAATTGCTTCAAGCTAATAGGCTATCCACCTGATTTTAAGTCAAAAAGAAAGGGAAGTGCACCTAGACTTTATGCTAATTTTGTAGGTAATTCAAAGTTCAACAGAGGATGAGCACACCAGCTATGAAAGTCAACTGAACACTGGGTCTCATTGTCAAAAGGGATTCACTTCAGCTAATTCTGTACCACCACAAATGACATAGACACAACCATTCTTTACTCAGGAACAATACCAAAAGATTGTTCAAATGCTTTCCAAAGGAAGTGCAGAAGGTTCTGGCTCATCTAGCAAAATAGCTGCTGCAGGTATTCTAACTCATGTGAATGCATTTGTGTCTCAGTGTATCAATAGTGATTGGATAATTGATactgaaacctcaaatcacatgaCATCTAGACTTGAGTTACTACAAACATATAAGTCACTTTCTACAACACAGAAAAATATAGTGCATCTTCCTAATGGTAATGCAGTGCAAATTTCACACACAAGGAGTACATCTGTGTTGGACAA
Above is a window of Nicotiana tabacum cultivar K326 chromosome 8, ASM71507v2, whole genome shotgun sequence DNA encoding:
- the LOC142163399 gene encoding uncharacterized protein LOC142163399, which gives rise to MAIGTEEDNTTTRTSATGSDTPGSSLVSIQLTGSDNYALWSRAMRIGLLGKSKLGFVDGRFPKSKFEPELHDLWEKVNVVVLSWIMNAVRSGLLSSVLYAFTAHKVWEDLKERFDKVNGSRVLFLHREMHNLTQGTMIVSDYFSKLRDL